In Pseudomonadota bacterium, one DNA window encodes the following:
- a CDS encoding pilus assembly protein PilP, translating to MSAGDRPARRPWFALAGVAIALGGCSSRDQTDLQAFVAEVQSRQGGRIEPLPVMKPSERYLYQSADAARRDPFEAYYEVKRASPAERHVSDAQRRFVQEIQTHNLEELENFELDSLRMVGTLQNLGSLWGIVLDGDGTVHRVTTGSYMGRNYGKVTRIAEERIEVREIVGDGQGGWDERPASLALLTE from the coding sequence ATGTCAGCCGGAGATCGTCCCGCACGGCGGCCATGGTTCGCGCTTGCCGGTGTCGCAATCGCGCTCGGGGGTTGCAGCTCGCGCGACCAGACGGATCTGCAGGCCTTCGTGGCCGAGGTGCAATCGCGTCAGGGCGGTCGCATCGAGCCCCTGCCGGTCATGAAACCCAGCGAGCGTTATCTTTACCAGTCCGCTGATGCCGCCCGGCGCGATCCCTTCGAGGCCTACTACGAGGTCAAACGCGCCTCGCCGGCGGAGCGCCACGTGAGTGACGCGCAGCGCCGGTTCGTCCAAGAGATCCAGACCCATAACCTCGAGGAGCTCGAGAACTTCGAGCTCGACAGCCTGCGAATGGTCGGCACACTACAAAACCTAGGGAGCTTATGGGGGATCGTGCTGGATGGGGACGGGACGGTGCACCGCGTCACGACCGGTAGCTACATGGGACGCAATTACGGCAAGGTCACCCGGATCGCGGAAGAACGCATCGAGGTGCGCGAGATCGTGGGCGATGGTCAGGGGGGCTGGGACGAACGTCCGGCGTCGCTGGCGCTGCTCACCGAATAA
- a CDS encoding type 4a pilus biogenesis protein PilO, which produces MNVSELRELDLKNIGSWPRPVKAVAIGLVCLLVLAAGWYVDLQDQTTLLEQAEQKELALKQDLEGKQAKVLNLEALTAQLEDIKQSFGDMLKRLPNKTEVAGLLVDISQQGLGSGLEFELFKPGNEQPADFYVELPIQIRVTGGYHQFGQFVSGVADLPRIVTQHNIHITSNKSSGGGLVMESTAKTYRYLGDEEDSAGTPAPVNQKPGS; this is translated from the coding sequence ATGAACGTATCCGAGCTACGAGAACTCGATCTCAAGAACATCGGGAGTTGGCCCAGGCCAGTCAAGGCAGTGGCGATCGGGCTGGTGTGCCTGCTGGTCTTAGCGGCCGGCTGGTACGTCGACCTGCAAGACCAGACCACCCTTCTCGAACAGGCCGAGCAGAAGGAGTTGGCGCTCAAGCAAGACCTGGAGGGCAAGCAGGCCAAGGTCCTCAATCTCGAGGCTTTGACGGCGCAGCTCGAGGACATCAAGCAATCGTTCGGTGACATGCTCAAACGGCTCCCGAACAAAACCGAGGTCGCTGGCCTTCTGGTCGACATCTCGCAGCAGGGGCTCGGCTCCGGCCTAGAATTCGAGCTGTTCAAGCCCGGCAACGAGCAGCCGGCCGATTTCTATGTGGAGCTGCCGATCCAGATCCGGGTCACCGGGGGCTACCACCAGTTCGGTCAGTTCGTCAGTGGCGTCGCCGATCTTCCGCGCATCGTCACGCAGCACAACATCCATATCACCTCTAATAAATCGAGTGGGGGGGGGCTGGTGATGGAATCGACCGCTAAGACTTATCGTTATCTCGGGGACGAGGAAGACTCGGCAGGGACGCCGGCACCGGTCAACCAGAAGCCGGGGTCCTGA
- a CDS encoding PilN domain-containing protein yields MARINLLPWREERRRERTRRFGTAMVVGVIMSAAVIVAVHLIYQDRIDGQNARNAYLEEQIAILDDKIKKIQGLERERQQLIDRMRAIETLQTSRPVVVRLFDEIVTALPDGVSITEISQSNTEWTFKGISESNARVSNFMRNIEASPVFKEPRLDIIETKGGDKPADKAAGKIEEQRRVNNFTIVVQQKGEETSEADAGAGSAAGKGGKT; encoded by the coding sequence ATGGCCCGGATCAATCTACTACCCTGGCGTGAGGAGCGGCGGCGCGAGCGCACCCGGCGGTTTGGTACCGCCATGGTCGTCGGCGTGATCATGAGCGCGGCCGTGATCGTCGCAGTGCACCTGATCTATCAGGACCGCATCGACGGGCAGAACGCGCGTAATGCCTATCTGGAGGAGCAGATCGCCATACTCGACGATAAGATCAAGAAGATCCAGGGCCTGGAGCGTGAGCGGCAGCAACTCATCGACCGCATGCGCGCCATCGAGACGCTGCAGACCAGCCGACCCGTCGTGGTGCGGCTGTTCGACGAGATCGTGACGGCGCTCCCGGACGGCGTATCCATCACAGAGATCTCCCAGTCCAACACCGAGTGGACCTTCAAGGGCATCTCCGAATCGAACGCCCGGGTCTCCAACTTCATGCGCAACATCGAGGCCTCACCGGTGTTCAAGGAACCGCGCCTGGACATCATTGAGACCAAGGGTGGCGACAAGCCGGCCGACAAGGCCGCCGGCAAGATCGAAGAACAACGCCGGGTGAACAACTTCACGATCGTCGTGCAGCAGAAGGGCGAAGAGACCTCGGAGGCCGACGCCGGTGCCGGCTCGGCGGCGGGCAAGGGGGGCAAGACATGA
- a CDS encoding pilus assembly protein PilM produces MSLLGVDISSTSIKVLGLGGSEERYRVESYAVEPLPGNPVTERNITDVHVVGETIARAVKKSGTRVKTAACAVSGAAVITKVISMPSALSEDELETQIRLEADQYIPYPLEEVKLDFEVLGPSEREPDRVDVLLAASRNDNVEVLVAALETGGLIAKVVDVEAFALENAVGSMLRRGGDLEPGDTVAVVDIGATTTSLSVLRDLRVIYTREQLFGGRQLTEEIQRRYGLSYQEAGLAKRQGGLPDNYGPEVLDPFKETMALEVNRALQFFYSSSQVGAVDQVVLAGGCASIEGIAGLIESKCGTRVAVANPFAETPLAPGIKGQALKNDAPALMISFGLALRSFD; encoded by the coding sequence ATGTCCTTGCTGGGCGTGGACATCAGCTCTACCTCGATCAAGGTCCTGGGGCTCGGCGGCAGTGAGGAGCGCTACCGCGTCGAGAGCTATGCGGTCGAACCCCTCCCCGGTAACCCCGTCACGGAGCGAAATATAACGGATGTCCACGTCGTTGGCGAGACGATCGCACGGGCGGTGAAGAAATCGGGGACCCGGGTCAAGACAGCGGCCTGTGCGGTCTCCGGGGCTGCGGTGATCACCAAAGTCATCTCCATGCCGAGCGCGCTCTCCGAGGACGAGCTCGAAACCCAGATCCGGCTCGAGGCCGACCAGTACATCCCCTATCCCTTGGAGGAGGTGAAGCTGGATTTCGAGGTCCTGGGACCTTCCGAGCGCGAGCCCGACCGCGTCGATGTCTTGCTCGCGGCCTCCCGCAACGACAACGTCGAGGTCCTGGTGGCGGCCCTGGAGACGGGCGGGCTCATCGCCAAGGTCGTCGATGTCGAGGCCTTCGCACTGGAGAACGCCGTCGGCTCCATGTTGCGGCGGGGGGGAGACCTCGAGCCCGGGGATACCGTCGCGGTCGTCGACATCGGCGCCACCACCACCAGCCTCAGCGTCCTGCGCGATCTGCGGGTCATCTATACCCGCGAGCAGTTGTTCGGTGGCCGGCAGCTCACCGAGGAGATCCAGCGCCGTTACGGTCTCTCCTATCAGGAAGCGGGGCTGGCGAAACGCCAGGGGGGCCTGCCGGACAACTATGGACCGGAGGTGCTCGATCCCTTCAAGGAGACCATGGCCCTGGAGGTTAATCGGGCGCTCCAGTTCTTCTATTCGTCGAGCCAGGTGGGTGCCGTCGATCAGGTCGTCCTGGCGGGCGGCTGCGCGTCGATAGAGGGGATCGCCGGCCTCATCGAGTCCAAGTGCGGCACGCGGGTGGCGGTAGCCAACCCCTTTGCAGAGACACCCCTGGCGCCGGGCATCAAGGGCCAGGCCCTCAAGAACGACGCCCCCGCGCTCATGATCTCGTTCGGACTGGCACTCAGGAGCTTCGACTGA
- a CDS encoding penicillin-binding protein 1A has product MLRPLLKLLVLLLTLVVLGSAASLAYLVRHLPSIESLRAIHLQVPLKVYTRDRSLIAEFGENRRAPVKLEDVPRPFLQAVLATEDERFYQHPGVDWRAILRAALSLAMTGVKTQGGSTITMQVARNFFLTREKTYVRKLNEILLALKIERELRKDEILELYLNKIYFGHRAYGVAAAAQVYYGTDLDHLGLPELAMIAGLPKAPSKLNPITNAERARERRGYVLGRMRDLGFIDADQYRTAVNAKDRAELHGHRVEIHAPYVAEMVRAHMVERFGSEAYTAGYRVVTTIGDTYQPGAQEALQAGLIGYDRRHGYRGPEAHHDLPPGAGESDWKRILADYPNIGALRPALVVGIRDRSVMAFNTDSGLFALDWDGLSWARPYVDDAHRGPAPKRAGDILQAGDVIRLHVDDNGLFTLAQIPKAEGAVVLLDPANGEVLALSGGFDFSLSKFNRATQARRQPGSGFKPFIYSAALEAGYTAASIVNDAPITFYDPGLDSVWRPQNYTRNYKGPIRLRAALALSRNLVSVRLLRGIGIKRALRHIQRFGFGRDELPRNLSLALGTGGLSPLQVAAGYAVFANGGFRVTPTFIARIEKDAGEVVMEKAPEPPAEPDCRDCPKSPSPDDAGPGGAVRAISAQNAWIMNSMLQEVIRSGTARAARVLERHDLAGKTGTTNDHKDAWFSGYTRRLVASVWVGFDESSSLGPKETGARVALPVWIRFMKRALHGVPEAIVPEPPGLVTVRIDRDTGLVTDADNPHALFEVFRSDRIPRHHAGLPTARSTTPAETAASVPEQLF; this is encoded by the coding sequence GTGCTCCGTCCCCTCCTAAAGCTCCTGGTCCTCTTGCTGACGCTCGTGGTGCTTGGGAGCGCCGCGAGCCTGGCCTATCTGGTTCGCCACCTACCGTCCATAGAATCCTTGCGGGCCATACACTTACAGGTGCCACTCAAGGTGTACACCCGCGATCGATCCCTGATCGCGGAGTTCGGCGAGAACCGGCGCGCGCCGGTCAAGCTGGAAGACGTCCCGCGTCCCTTCCTGCAAGCCGTGCTGGCGACCGAGGACGAACGCTTCTACCAACACCCCGGGGTCGACTGGCGCGCCATTCTGCGCGCCGCCCTGAGCCTCGCCATGACCGGCGTCAAGACCCAGGGGGGCAGCACCATCACCATGCAGGTTGCCAGGAACTTTTTCCTAACCAGGGAAAAGACTTATGTTAGAAAGCTCAACGAAATCCTATTGGCTCTTAAGATCGAGCGCGAGCTGCGCAAGGATGAGATCCTGGAGCTGTATCTGAACAAGATCTATTTCGGGCATCGGGCCTATGGGGTCGCGGCGGCGGCTCAGGTGTACTACGGGACGGACCTCGACCACCTGGGCCTTCCGGAGCTCGCGATGATCGCCGGACTGCCCAAGGCCCCGTCGAAGCTCAACCCCATCACCAACGCGGAGCGTGCCAGAGAGCGCCGGGGCTACGTGCTTGGCCGCATGCGAGACCTCGGATTCATCGACGCCGACCAGTACCGAACGGCAGTCAATGCCAAGGACCGCGCGGAGTTGCACGGCCACCGCGTCGAGATCCATGCCCCTTACGTCGCGGAGATGGTACGGGCCCATATGGTCGAGCGCTTCGGTTCGGAGGCTTACACGGCCGGCTACCGGGTCGTGACCACGATTGGCGACACCTATCAGCCGGGGGCACAGGAGGCGCTGCAGGCCGGTTTGATCGGCTACGACCGCCGCCACGGCTACCGGGGGCCGGAGGCGCACCATGATCTGCCGCCGGGAGCCGGGGAGTCGGACTGGAAACGGATCCTGGCCGACTACCCGAACATCGGGGCGCTGCGGCCCGCTCTGGTCGTCGGGATCCGGGACCGATCCGTCATGGCCTTCAACACCGACTCGGGCCTCTTCGCCCTCGACTGGGACGGCCTGTCGTGGGCCCGTCCCTATGTGGACGACGCCCATCGCGGCCCGGCCCCGAAGCGGGCCGGCGATATCCTGCAGGCCGGCGACGTGATCCGGCTCCATGTCGATGACAATGGGCTATTCACGCTCGCGCAGATCCCCAAGGCCGAAGGCGCCGTGGTGCTCCTGGACCCCGCCAACGGCGAGGTCCTTGCGTTGTCCGGCGGCTTCGATTTTTCCCTGAGCAAGTTCAACCGCGCCACCCAGGCGCGCCGCCAGCCCGGCTCCGGCTTTAAGCCGTTCATCTATTCCGCGGCCCTGGAGGCGGGCTACACCGCGGCCAGTATCGTCAACGATGCCCCCATCACCTTCTATGACCCGGGGCTGGACAGCGTATGGCGCCCACAGAACTACACGCGCAACTACAAGGGACCGATTCGCTTGCGCGCGGCCTTGGCACTGTCTCGCAACCTGGTGTCGGTGCGTCTGTTACGCGGGATCGGTATCAAGCGCGCCCTCCGTCATATCCAGCGCTTCGGTTTCGGGCGTGACGAGTTGCCGCGTAACCTTTCGCTCGCGCTCGGCACCGGGGGTCTGAGCCCGCTCCAAGTCGCCGCCGGCTACGCCGTGTTCGCGAACGGTGGCTTCCGCGTCACGCCGACCTTCATCGCGCGTATCGAGAAAGATGCCGGCGAGGTGGTGATGGAAAAGGCCCCGGAACCGCCCGCAGAGCCCGACTGCCGCGACTGCCCGAAATCGCCATCGCCTGATGACGCCGGGCCGGGCGGCGCCGTGCGCGCCATCAGTGCGCAGAACGCCTGGATCATGAATTCCATGCTCCAGGAGGTCATCCGCTCGGGTACCGCGCGCGCCGCCCGGGTCCTGGAACGCCACGACCTGGCCGGTAAGACGGGTACCACGAACGACCACAAGGATGCTTGGTTCTCGGGCTACACTCGCCGCCTGGTAGCGAGCGTGTGGGTCGGGTTCGACGAGTCCAGCTCGCTCGGGCCCAAGGAGACCGGCGCACGGGTCGCGCTGCCTGTGTGGATCCGTTTCATGAAAAGGGCGCTGCATGGCGTGCCGGAGGCCATCGTGCCCGAGCCGCCGGGGCTCGTCACGGTGCGCATCGATCGCGACACCGGCCTCGTGACCGACGCCGATAACCCGCACGCGCTCTTCGAGGTGTTCCGATCGGATAGGATCCCACGCCATCATGCCGGCCTGCCGACCGCGCGCAGCACCACCCCGGCCGAGACGGCGGCCTCCGTCCCGGAGCAACTCTTTTGA